A region from the Lycium barbarum isolate Lr01 chromosome 8, ASM1917538v2, whole genome shotgun sequence genome encodes:
- the LOC132605199 gene encoding uncharacterized protein LOC132605199 → MGIQLESLVESIKSKVRKLKKSKKTYMKMEKSSSVKVEIRSKKAQKLVEKTLQAADRPGKRSL, encoded by the coding sequence ATGGGGATTCAGTTGGAAAGTTTGGTGGAGTCGATAAAGTCGAAGGTGAGGAAGTTGAAGAAATCAAAGAAGACATATATGAAGATGGAAAAAAGCTccagtgtgaaggttgaaatcCGTAGCAAGAAGGCTCAAAAACTCGTCGAAAAAACTCTCCAAGCCGCTGATCGTCCTGGAAAGCGTAGCCTTTAA